A stretch of Bombus vancouverensis nearcticus chromosome 13, iyBomVanc1_principal, whole genome shotgun sequence DNA encodes these proteins:
- the brm gene encoding ATP-dependent helicase brm isoform X3, producing MASPSPQSSPMPPPQTPSPMGPPQQAPSPSNPQGSPMGPPQHHPHSPTQAYQTGPPMPPGGPPMSQPNQQPPSQQQNYPSHPQQMQSAMGPQQAPSGPMVPGQMGPSGSQGTSHIMQSGPNQMNANGPGQMSAGGPGQMGPGGPGPMGPGGPGQIGPGGPGQMGPGGPGQMGPGGPGQMGPGGPGPMGPGGPGQMGPGGPGQMGPGGPGQMGPGGSGPIGASHLGQAAGGPPGGPHMSQAPPQMGPGNGPVPQMGSGGPSNSQMVPGGPGHMSGPPGSSHMNAAGPPGPGHINSSGPPGPGHMNATGPPGTGHMNATGPPGPGHMSSGGPPGPGHMSTNGPPGPGHINTNGPPGSTHMNASGPPGSHLNSGPSIPSHINASGPPGSGHMSASGPGNHLGPGGPGQMPPGGSTAHNLGPGGPNQMGPGGPNQMLPSSQTPMGPSPMGPVGQGGQIGPNAPGQMGHNGPSPMGPNAPGQMGIGSASSQLGMGGPGSQLGPGGPGNQMGPGSGPGGQLGSSLGQMGPGSGPGGQMPPSNGPGGSMGPGSGPGGQMVSSSGPGGQIGPGSSPGGQIGPGSGSGNQIGPGNAPGNPMTPGSGPSGQMGPGSGPNSQMGPGNLSGGQMGPGNNSNSQMGPGNGPSGQIGPGGQMGPNGPGGQMVPGGSGVQIPPGGPANQMGPGGPGNQIGPNGPNNQLSHSGASNQMGPSGQSSSGQIGPGSQGQQIVPGGSAPIGPGAPVNQMSQTGPGGPPGAGQENLNALQKAIDSMEEKGLQEDPRYSQLLALRARQGNIGEKQAFSSQQLQQLRVQIMAYRLLARNQPLSQQLALAVQGGAPPPPGMGQRTPIDPSQGPPTTTGPQISGPNVIGPAVPPRPGCQTPQQQQPPQPGAKTNRVTSVAKPAGLDPLLILQERENRVQCENKLHSHTSRKATHAFLQLKRFMVTVAARIALRMEQLSNLPTNMPEDLRIQAQIELRMLRVLNFQRQLRSEILACTRKDTTLETAVNVKAYKRTKRQGLREARATEKLEKQQKLEAERKRRQKHQEFLSSVLQHGKDFKEFHRNNVAKLARLNKAVLNYHANAEREQKKEQERIEKERMRRLMAEDEEGYRKLIDQKKDKRLAFLLSQTDEYISNLTEMVKQHKIEQKRKQVEEQKRKKKKKKLQDGEGGEDGNANEDTRVGVIETATGRTLTGEEAPLMSQLSQFLESHPGWEPIESESEDDEDEEEEENEGEEKGENKEKSTGDSEEEKVKKTIHKAKVEDDEYKTEEQTYYSIAHTVHEVVTEQASIMVNGKLKEYQIKGLEWLVSLFNNNLNGILADEMGLGKTIQTIALVTYLMEKKKVNGPFLIIVPLSTLSNWVLEFEKWAPSVVVVSYKGSPAGRRAIQSQMRATKFNVLLTTYEYVIKDKGVLAKLQWKYMIIDEGHRMKNHHCKLTQVLNTHYLAPHRLLLTGTPLQNKLPELWALLNFLLPSIFKSCSTFEQWFNAPFATTGEKVELNEEETILIIRRLHKVLRPFLLRRLKKEVESQLPDKVEYIIKCDMSGLQKVLYKHMQSKGVLLTDGSEKGKQGKGGAKALMNTIVQLRKLCNHPFMFQAIEEKYCEHVGTQGSGVITGPDLYRASGKFELLDRILPKLKATNHRVLLFCQMTQLMTIMEDYLSWRGFMYLRLDGTTKAEDRGDLLKKFNDPGSEYFLFLLSTRAGGLGLNLQAADTVIIFDSDWNPHQDLQAQDRAHRIGQKNEVRVLRLMTVNSVEERILAAARYKLNMDEKVIQAGMFDQKSTGSERQQFLQSILHQDDAEDEEENEVPDDETVNQMIARTEGEFEIFQKLDLERRREEAKLGPNRKSRLLEEAELPDWLVKDDDEVERWTYEEDEDRFLGRGSRQRKEVDYTDSLTEKEWLKAIDDDGAEYEEEEEDDKKKKKTRKRKKKGEEDDEPMPKKRRGTGSSIDPKMKRAMKKLLMVVVNYTDSTDGRLLSEPFMKLPSRRELPDYYEIIKKPLTINKLLQKIEEGKYADFDDLEKDFMQLCKNAQIYNEEASLIHEDSIVLQSVFTNARQRIEEEGNNSDMDDKGEGEEGSDADSTVRMRIKLKGRKGEGRGGRRKRVTKKYISDDDDDGDDN from the exons ATGGCAAGTCCTTCACCACAATCGTCTCCTATGCCTCCACCGCAAACTCCAAGTCCTATGGGTCCTCCTCAGCAGGCACCATCACCTTCTAACCCACAAGGTAGTCCCATGGGACCACCACAGCATCATCCTCATAGTCCAACACAAGCATATCAAACTGGTCCGCCAATGCCACCTGGAGGTCCACCTATGTCTCAACCGAATCAACAACCTCCATCGCAACAGCAAAATTATCCATCACACCCACAACAAATGCAATCCGCTATGGGTCCACAG CAGGCTCCCAGTGGACCTATGGTACCAGGCCAAATGGGACCAAGTGGATCTCAAGGAACATCTCACATTATGCAATCTGGTCCAAACCAAATGAATGCAAATGGACCAGGACAAATGAGTGCTGGTGGCCCTGGTCAGATGGGACCAGGAGGCCCTGGTCCAATGGGCCCAGGAGGCCCTGGTCAAATAGGCCCAGGAGGTCCTGGTCAAATGGGCCCAGGAGGTCCTGGTCAAATGGGACCAGGAGGCCCTGGTCAAATGGGCCCAGGAGGTCCTGGTCCAATGGGCCCAGGAGGCCCTGGTCAAATGGGTCCAGGAGGCCCTGGTCAAATGGGTCCAGGAGGTCCTGGTCAAATGGGTCCAGGAGGTTCAGGACCGATTGGAGCCAGTCATTTGGGCCAAGCTGCTGGAGGGCCACCAGGAGGTCCACATATGAGTCAGGCTCCTCCTCAAATGGGTCCTGGAAATGGACCTGTGCCACAAATGGGTTCTGGAGGACCTTCAAATTCGCAAATGGTACCTGGAGGACCAGGACATATGAGTGGTCCACCAGGATCAAGCCACATGAATGCAGCTGGACCACCAGGACCAGGACATATCAACTCAAGTGGGCCACCAGGACCAGGCCATATGAATGCAACTGGACCCCCTGGAACAGGCCATATGAATGCGACTGGGCCACCAGGACCAGGTCATATGAGTTCAGGTGGTCCGCCTGGACCAGGACATATGAGCACTAATGGACCTCCTGGACCAGGACATATTAATACAAACGGTCCACCAGGTTCAACTCATATGAATGCTAGTGGTCCGCCTGGAAGTCATTTAAATAGCGGACCATCCATACCAAGCCATATAAATGCAAGTGGTCCACCAGGATCTGGACATATGAGTGCTAGCGGACCAGGAAATCATTTAGGCCCTGGAGGGCCAGGTCAAATGCCTCCAGGTGGTTCTACTGCACATAACTTGGGGCCAGGAGGACCAAATCAAATGGGTCCTGGAGGTCCAAATCAAATGCTACCTAGTAGTCAAACCCCTATGGGACCTAGTCCCATGGGGCCTGTTGGACAAGGTGGACAAATTGGGCCAAATGCACCTGGCCAAATGGGACATAACGGACCCTCACCAATGGGTCCAAATGCTCCTGGACAGATGGGTATCGGATCTGCCTCATCACAACTGGGAATGGGAGGGCCTGGAAGTCAGTTGGGTCCAGGAGGGCCAGGTAATCAAATGGGTCCGGGTAGTGGACCTGGGGGACAATTAGGAAGTAGTCTTGGACAAATGGGGCCAGGAAGTGGACCTGGAGGACAGATGCCACCAAGCAATGGACCTGGAGGTTCTATGGGCCCTGGAAGTGGTCCTGGTGGACAAATGGTATCAAGTAGTGGACCTGGAGGTCAAATAGGGCCAGGAAGCAGTCCTGGAGGGCAAATAGGACCAGGAAGTGGTAGTGGAAATCAAATAGGACCTGGAAATGCTCCTGGAAACCCGATGACACCAGGAAGCGGACCTAGCGGACAAATGGGTCCAGGAAGTGGACCCAATAGTCAAATGGGACCAGGAAATTTGTCTGGAGGACAAATGGGCCCAGGAAATAACTCAAATAGTCAAATGGGTCCTGGAAATGGTCCAAGTGGACAGATAGGTCCAGGTGGTCAAATGGGACCCAATGGTCCTGGAGGGCAAATGGTTCCAGGTGGTTCAGGAGTACAAATACCACCAGGTGGTCCTGCAAATCAAATGGGACCTGGTGGTCCTGGTAATCAAATAGGACCAAATGGACCAAACAATCAGTTAAGCCACAGTGGTGCTAGCAATCAAATGGGACCAAGTGGGCAGTCATCTTCTGGCCAAATTGGCCCTGGTTCACAGGGCCAACAAATTGTTCCTGGAGGTTCAGCGCCAATCGGGCCTGGTGCACCTGTGAATCAAATGAGTCAAACTGGACCTGGTGGTCCACCTGGTGCTGGACAAGAAAATTTGAATGCTTTACAGAAAGCTATTGATTCAATGGAAGAAAAGGGACTTCAAGAGGATCCACGTTATTCTCAGCTACTAGCTTTAAGGGCTCGTCAAGGCAACATTGGAGAGAAACAAGCTTTTAGTTCACAACAATTACAACAATTGCG TGTACAGATAATGGCATATCGATTATTAGCAAGAAATCAACCGTTATCGCAACAACTTGCACTTGCagttcaag GTGGAGCACCTCCTCCTCCAGGTATGGGACAACGTACTCCTATAGATCCATCTCAAGGACCTCCTACTACTACAGGTCCACAAATCTCTGGACCAAATGTAATTGGTCCTGCGGTTCCTCCAAGACCAGGTTGCCAAACaccacaacaacaacaacctcCTCAACCAGGTGCTAAAACTAACAGAGTGACAAGTGTGGCAAAACCAGCTGGTTTAGATCCGCTACTGATTTTGCAGGAACGTGAAAACAG GGTCCAATGTGAAAACAAACTTCACTCTCATACATCGAGGAAAGCGACACATGCATTTCTTCAATTAAAACGTTTTATGGTTAC AGTTGCAGCACGCATAGCGTTACGAATGGAACAATTGAGCAATTTACCAACTAACATGCCAGAAGATCTCCGTATCCAGGCACAGATTGAGTTACGGATGCTTAGGGTACTGAATTTCCAAAGACAACTACGATCAGAG ATTTTAGCATGTACTCGAAAAGATACTACCTTAGAAACTGCAGTGAATGTAAAAGCCTACAAGCGTACGAAAAGACAAGGACTTAGGGAAGCCAGAGCTACAGAGAAACTCGAAAAGCAACAAAAATTGGAAGCTGAACGTAAACGAAGACAAAAACATCAA GAGTTTCTTAGTTCTGTACTTCAACATGGTAAAGATTTCAaagaatttcatcgaaataatgTGGCCAAATTGGCAAGACTCAACAAAGCTGTTCTAAATTATCATGCAAATGCTGAAAGAGAACAGAAGAAAGAACAGGAGCGTATTGAGAAAGAACGTATGAGACGTCTTATGGCGGAAGACGAAGAAGGTTACAGAAAACTGATTGACCAAAAGAAGGATAAACGGTTAGCGTTTCTGTTGTCACAGACAGATGAATATATCAGTAATCTTACTGAAATGGTAAAACAACACAAGATAGAACAAAAAAGGAAGCAAGTGGAAGAACAAAAGCGTAAAAAG aaaaagaagaagttgCAAGATGGCGAAGGAGGCGAAGATGGAAATGCTAATGAAGATACTCGTGTTGGTGTGATTGAAACAGCTACTGGTCGCACATTAACTGGCGAAGAAGCACCGCTAATGAGTCAACTTTCACAATTCTTAGAATCTCATCCAGGATGGGAGCCAATTGAATCCGAAAGTGAAGATGATGAAgatgaagaggaagaagaaaatgaaggtgaagaaaaaggggaaaataaagaaaaatctaCTGGCGATTCAGAAGAAGAGAAGGTTAAAAAGACTATACATAAAGCCAAAGTAGAGGATGACGAATACAAAACGGAAGAACAAACGTATTACAGTATTGCACACACTGTGCACGAGGTAGTAACAGAACAGGCATCTATCATGGTCAatggaaaattgaaagaatatcAAATCAAG GGTTTGGAATGGCTGGTGTCATTATTTAACAATAACCTCAATGGTATACTTGCGGATGAAATGGGTCTTGGCAAAACTATTCAAACAATAGCTTTGGTGACTTAtcttatggagaaaaaaaaagtaaatggGCCATTTCTTATAATTGTCCCTTTATC AACTTTGTCGAATTGGGTATTGGAATTTGAGAAATGGGCTCCTAGTGTTGTAGTTGTGTCGTATAAAGGTTCACCAGCTGGCAGAAGAGCCATTCAATCTCAAATGAGAGCcactaaatttaatgttttgcTTACTACTTATGAATATGTTATTAAAGATAAGGGCGTTTTAGCAAAATTGCAGTGGAAATATATGATTATCGACGAAGGACATAGAATGAAAAATCATCACTGTAAACTAACtcaagtattaaatacacattaTCTGGCTCCTCATCGGCTTCTACTGACAGGAACACCATTGCAAAATAAATTGCCTGAATTGTGGgcgttattaaattttttacttcCTTCAATCTTTAAATCTTGTAGTACTTTCGAACAATGGTTCAATGCTCCATTCGCAACCACTGGTGAAAAGGTAGAattaaatgaagaagaaactattCTTATTATTCGCCGATtacataaagtattacgtcctTTCTTACTGAGGCGTTTAAAGAAAGAAGTTGAATCACAGTTACCTGATAAAGTTGAATACATAATCAAATGCGATATGTCTGGACTGCAAAAGGTTCTTTATAAACACATGCAGAGTAAGGGTGTATTGCTAACTGATGGCTCGGAAAAGGGAAAACAGGGCAAAGGAGGCGCCAAAGCTCTAATGAACACCATTGTGCAATTGAGAAAATTATGCAATCATCCATTCATGTTCCAAGCTATTGAAGAAAAATACTGCGAGCATGTAGGTACGCAAGGATCTGGTGTGATTACTGGTCCCGACCTGTACCGTGCCtctggaaaatttgaattgcTGGATCGTATTCTTCCGAAATTGAAAGCGACAAATCACAGAGTActattattttgtcaaatgacACAGTTAATGACAATTATGGAAGATTACTTAAGTTGGAGAGGATTTATGTATTTGCGATTAGATGGCACTACGAAAGCTGAAGATAGAGGAGACTTACTCAAAAAATTCAACGATCCTGGTTCcgaatatttcttatttttgctATCGACACGTGCTGGTGGTCTTGGATTAAATTTGCAAGCTGCGGATACCGTTATTATTTTCGATTCTGATTGGAATCCGCATCAGGACTTGCAAGCACAAGATAGAGCACATAGAATTGGACAAAAGAATGAAGTACGCGTACTCAGATTAATGACGGTTAATTCGGTTGAAGAAAGAATATTGGCTGCAGCTAGATACAAATTGAACATGGATGAAAAGGTTATACAAGCAGGAATGTTCGATCAAAAGTCAACTGGTTCTGAACGGCAACAATTCTTACAAAGCATTTTGCATCAAGATGATGctgaagatgaagaagaaaatgaagtaCCGGACGATGAAACGGTTAATCAAATGATTGCACGAACGGAAGgtgaatttgaaatatttcaaaagttAGATTTAGAACGAAGAAGGGAAGAAGCGAAGCTGGGTCCAAACAGAAAGTCCCGACTATTGGAGGAAGCTGAGTTGCCCGATTGGTTAGTAAAAGATGATGATGAGGTTGAAAGGTGGACGTATGAAGAAGATGAGGATAGATTCCTTGGACGAGGTTCAAGGCAACGGAAGGAAGTCGATTATACTGACAGTTTGACTGAAAAAGAATGGCTGAAAGCAATCGATGACGATGGAGCTGAgtacgaagaggaagaggaagacgataagaagaagaagaagacacgAAAACGGAAGAAGAAAGGCGAGGAGGACGACGAGCCTATGCCAAAGAAGCGAAGAGGAACAGGATCTTCAATTGACCCGAAAATGAAACGAGCTATGAAAAAGTTGCTTATGGTAGTTGTTAATTACACTGATAGTACAGATGGCAGGCTCCTTAGCGAACCATTTATGAAATTACCATCCAGAAGAGAATTGCCGgattattatgaaattattaaaaaaccaTTAACTATCAATAAATTACTTCAAAAGATTGAAGAAGGAaag TATGCCGATTTTGACGATCTTGAGAAAGACTTTATGCAGCTGTGTAAAAATGCACAAATTTATAATGAAGAAGCTTCTCTCATACACGAAGATTCCATTGTTTTACAATCTGTATTTACGAATGCGCGTCAACGTATCGAAGAGGAAGGCAATAATTCCGACATGGATGACAAAG GTGAAGGCGAAGAAGGATCGGACGCAGATTCCACTGTTAGAATGAGAATCAAGTTGAAAGGAAGGAAGGGCGAAGGTAGAGGTGGCCGGAGGAAAAGGGTCACTAAAAAGTATATATcggatgacgatgacgatggtGATGATAACTGA